From a single Oreochromis niloticus isolate F11D_XX linkage group LG3, O_niloticus_UMD_NMBU, whole genome shotgun sequence genomic region:
- the LOC109199379 gene encoding uncharacterized protein LOC109199379 has translation MFTDVQETAIVDMVIRNNGIKLTEIRHRVLADNVTFANIHSVSITTISRVLKKHQVRMKQLYTVPFERNSEHVKQLRNQYVQRVMEIEGRQTHHIFIFVDEAGFNLAKARRRGRNVIGKRATVNVPGQRGANITMRAAISTDGLLLHRPLIGPYNTERLLAFLHDLYGRVVLGEERDAERRNQPTFIIVWDDVAFHHSRAVTEWFAAHPRMESLFLPPYSPFLNPIEEFFSSWRWKVYDHHPHDQMSLLDAMNAGCLEISAEDCQGWIRHARRFFPRCIALDDIRCDVDENLWPNGEDRVD, from the exons ATGTTCACTGATGTGCAGGAAACTGCCATTGTTGATATGGTCATCAGAAACAATGGGAtaaaactcactgaaattaGACACAGAGTCTTGGCAGACAACGTTACTTTCGCAAATATTCACAGTGTAAGCATAACAACAATTTCTAGAGTCCTGAAAAAACATCAGGTCAGGATGAAACAGTTGTACACTGTGCCTTTTGAGAGGAACTCTGAACATGTCAAGCAACTCAGGAACCAGTATGTCCAG AGAGTCATGGAGATTGAAGGCAGGCAAACACACCACATTTTCATCTTTGTGGATGAGGCAGGTTTCAACTTGGCCAAAGCACGGCGACGAGGGAGGAATGTGATTGGGAAGAGAGCCACAGTGAATGTCCCGGGCCAGAGAGGTGCCAACATCACAATGCGCGCAGCAATATCCACTGATGGACTGCTGTTACACAGACCACTAATTGGGCCATACAACACTGAACGGCTCCTTGCGTTCCTGCATGATCTCTATGGAAGGGTTGTGCTAGGTGAGGAAAGGGATGCGGAGAGAAGGAATCAGCCAACATTTATAATTGTATGGGACGATGTGGCATTTCATCACTCCCGTGCAGTCACCGAGTGGTTTGCAGCCCATCCCAGAATGGAGTCTCTTTTCCTCCCACCTTACTCTCCATTCCTCAACCCCATAGAGGAATTCTTTTCCTCATGGCGGTGGAAGGTTTACGACCATCATCCACATGATCAAATGTCCCTCCTGGATGCAATGAATGCTGGATGCCTGGAGATATCAGCAGAAGATTGCCAGGGATGGATCAGGCATGCCAGAAGATTCTTTCCTAGGTGTATTGCCCTAGATGACATAAGATGTGATGTGGATGAGAACCTGTGGCCAAATGGAGAAGACAGAGTAGATTAG